The candidate division Zixibacteria bacterium HGW-Zixibacteria-1 genome includes a region encoding these proteins:
- a CDS encoding cold-shock protein translates to MGIRWAMDKGKIKSIDRSKGFGFIETDDGDKIFFHQRWLRKIKFRDLSEGAEVVFSVNNGPRGPRAYHLCLAGLDDEESARVRRVEDLFKD, encoded by the coding sequence TTGGGCATTCGGTGGGCTATGGACAAAGGCAAAATTAAATCCATCGATCGCAGCAAAGGTTTCGGTTTTATCGAAACCGATGACGGCGATAAAATATTTTTCCATCAAAGGTGGCTGCGAAAAATCAAGTTTCGCGATTTGAGTGAAGGGGCCGAGGTGGTCTTCTCGGTCAACAACGGCCCGCGCGGGCCGCGCGCCTATCATCTTTGTCTGGCCGGCCTGGACGACGAAGAATCGGCCAGAGTGCGGCGTGTCGAAGATCTCTTCAAAGACTAA